The following coding sequences lie in one Montipora foliosa isolate CH-2021 chromosome 11, ASM3666993v2, whole genome shotgun sequence genomic window:
- the LOC137975642 gene encoding hepatocyte nuclear factor 1-alpha-like isoform X2: protein MDPWQAAKVIKMYMQQHNIPQREVVESTGLNQSHLSQHLNKGTPMKTNKRAALYTWFEQKRKEVIEQYNSPGKRVIAEMESNGGVPAKKTRRNRFKWGPASTDILYQSYEDQKNPSKEEREALVEACNRAECHQRGVPYDNVEGLGPNLVTESRVYNWFANRRKEETFRLKLAIDAATYPGAPVSVKECPTLQSSTVPPATSPSIVPSVAKVSLPQPVPLDPVKTEKLHPGTAHVNHSRQIATGQEVRPQLSQHQGASAMMSSFVPARVSQQLSLNMAMMPSPGIPASSQVAVQSQVMPVSSMAQHSVVPSIGQMPVIVSVPTGMDGFPHGLPQLPENVTPMTGAAQLIQMHPVPMTTLPMPPPPQPVTGSTGNMPLPPALQPITVMSSMVQIPAVQGSPAVSVPTNSGQERKPQSPTFEVKLNFAAKDVVAEKADAMTFNATPSGITKVKCEGIKMENGDDETIIAENVTITTEGGGERHESGKPCGEAKNENQSSTNAQVQSVEGISGR, encoded by the exons ATGGATCCATGGCAAGCTGCCAAGGTAATCAAAATGTACATGCAACAGCACAACATTCCACAACGAGAAGTGGTGGAATCTACAGGTCTGAATCAGAGCCACCTCTCACAGCACCTTAACAAGGGCACACCGATGAAAACTAACAAGAGAGCTGCTCTGTACACTTGGTTCGAACAGAAGAGGAAAGAAGTTATAGAAC AATACAATTCCCCTGGGAAGAGGGTTATTGCTGAAATGGAAAGTAATGGAGGAGTTCCAGCCAAGAAGACTAGAAGAAATCGCTTTAAATGGGGACCAGCCTCTACAGATATTCTATACCAGTCTTACGAAGATCAAAAAAATCCCTCAAAGGAAGAAAG AGAAGCACTGGTTGAGGCTTGTAACAGGGCAGAGTGCCACCAAAGGGGTGTTCCTTATGACAATGTTGAGGGGCTTGGTCCAAACCTGGTAACTGAGAGCCGCGTTTATAACTGGTTTGCTAATAGACGTAAAGAAGAAACCTTTAGATTAAAACTAGCAATTGATGCAGCAACCTATCCTGGAGCTCCTGTTTCTGTAAAAG AGTGTCCAACCTTGCAGTCATCAACAGTCCCTCCTGCCACATCCCCTTCTATAGTGCCATCTGTGGCTAAGGTCTCATTACCACAACCTGTGCCATTAGATCCAGTTAAAACAGAAAAGCTGCATCCAGGTACAGCCCATGTCAATCATAGCCGGCAAATAGCTACTGGGCAGGAAGTTCGACCACAACTCAGTCAACATCAAGGAGCATCTGCAATGATGAGCAGCTTTGTCCCTGCGAGGGTTTCCCAACAGTTATCACTGAATATGGCAATGATGCCTTCCCCAGGGATTCCTGCTAGTAGCCAAGTAGCTGTCCAATCACAAGTAATGCCAGTGTCAAGCATGGCCCAACATTCAGTTGTACCAAGTATTGGTCAAATGCCAGTTATTGTATCAGTGCCTACTGGGATGGATGGATTCCCACATGGCCTGCCACAGCTGCCAGAAAATGTAACACCAATGACTGGAGCAGCGCAGTTAATCCAAATGCATCCTGTTCCCATGACAACACTTCCCATGCCACCACCTCCACAGCCTGTCACAGGTAGTACTGGTAATATGCCACTGCCTCCAGCTCTTCAGCCCATTACAGTGATGTCATCAATGGTGCAAATACCAGCTGTGCAAGGATCACCTGCGGTCTCTGTTCCAACAAACAGTGGTCAGGAAAGGAAACCACAATCTCCAACATTTGAAGTCAAACTCaattttgcagccaaggatgtgGTAGCTGAGAAAGCTGACGCTATGACTTTCAATGCCACACCTTCTGGTATAACAAAAGTCAAATGTGAAGGAATCAAAATGGAAAATGGTGACGATGAAACTATTATAGCTGAAAATGTAACAATCACAACTGAAGGTGGTGGAGAGAGGCATGAAAGTGGAAAGCCATGTGGGGAGGCCAAAAACGAAAATCAGAGCTCCACAAATGCTCAGGTGCAGTCTGTGGAGGGTATTTCAGGGAGATGA